The Methyloferula stellata AR4 genome includes a window with the following:
- a CDS encoding TPM domain-containing protein → MIPIPQRAAERRPPVVTDRHAPPRWLILAILALVGFCGLSLAQNFPALTGRIVDQANVIPPQTRTAIETKLKDLEQKSGIQLVVATVASLDGQEIEPYANELFRTWKLGEKTKNNGVLLLVAPKEHRTRIEVGYGLEGTLTDLLSKVIITNAMIPRFKTGDYGAGIERGVDDIITVLTTDSSEWEKRPELRAVKQGQTDQYTPLIALIVIVIIVILILRSSHRSDILSFIAGMLLSGGSGGGGGGGGWSGGGSDDSFSGGGGSSGGGGASGDW, encoded by the coding sequence ATGATCCCGATCCCGCAACGGGCGGCAGAGCGGCGACCGCCGGTCGTAACAGATCGGCACGCGCCGCCGCGCTGGCTTATCCTTGCGATCCTGGCGCTTGTCGGTTTTTGCGGCTTGAGCCTTGCACAAAATTTTCCGGCGTTGACCGGACGCATCGTCGATCAGGCTAATGTGATCCCGCCGCAGACCCGCACGGCAATAGAGACGAAGCTCAAGGATCTCGAACAGAAATCCGGCATTCAGCTCGTCGTCGCAACGGTCGCCTCGCTCGATGGCCAGGAGATCGAGCCTTACGCCAACGAATTGTTTCGTACCTGGAAACTCGGCGAAAAAACCAAGAATAATGGCGTGCTTCTGCTGGTCGCGCCGAAAGAGCACCGCACCCGCATCGAAGTCGGCTATGGGCTCGAAGGCACGCTGACCGATCTGCTGAGCAAGGTGATCATCACCAATGCGATGATCCCGCGTTTCAAGACCGGCGATTATGGAGCCGGCATCGAACGCGGCGTCGACGACATCATCACCGTGCTGACGACAGATTCCTCCGAATGGGAAAAACGGCCGGAGCTGCGGGCCGTCAAGCAAGGCCAGACCGATCAATATACGCCGCTGATCGCGCTCATCGTCATCGTGATCATCGTCATCCTGATCCTGCGCTCCTCGCATCGCAGCGATATTCTCTCCTTTATCGCCGGAATGCTGCTGAGCGGCGGCAGCGGCGGAGGCGGAGGCGGCGGGGGATGGAGCGGCGGCGGGTCGGACGATAGTTTTTCCGGCGGCGGCGGATCGTCGGGCGGCGGCGGCGCCTCGGGAGATTGGTGA
- the acs gene encoding acetate--CoA ligase has translation MSDTVHPVTADWQKRAFIDAAKYNVMYARSIADPEGFWAEEGKRIDWIKPFTKVKNTSFGPGNVWIKWFQDGTTNVAMNCLDRHLATRADQVAIIWEGDDPKDQKFITYKELHEAVCRLANVLKAHGVDKGDTVTIYMPMIPEAAYAMLACARIGAIHSVVFGGFSPDSLAGRLIDCKSKVMITSDEGLRGGKKVPLKSNADEAIKKADDIVKTMIVVKRTGGAISWVEGRDIWYDDVVPQASADCPPVEMNAEDPLFILYTSGSTGMPKGVLHTTGGYLVFASMTHQYVFDYHDGDIYWCTADVGWVTGHSYILYGPLANGATTLMFEGVPNYPSVSRFWEVIDKHKVNIFYTAPTAIRALMGAGDEPVRKTSRASLRLLGSVGEPINPEAWTWYYHVVGDGRCPIVDTWWQTETGGHLITPLPGATPLKAGSATLPFFGIQPEIVDSNGVVLEGVCSGNLVIADSWPGQMRTVFGDHERFVQTYFSAYPGKYFTGDGCRRDADGYYWITGRVDDVINVSGHRMGTAEVESALVAHIKVSEAAVVGYPHDIKGQGIYAYVTLMSDAEATDELRKELVAWVRKEIGPIASPDIIQFAPGLPKTRSGKIMRRILRKIAENEFGALGDTSTLADPTVVDDLIRNRPAG, from the coding sequence ATGTCTGACACAGTGCATCCGGTCACGGCCGATTGGCAAAAGCGCGCTTTTATCGACGCGGCGAAATATAACGTCATGTATGCGCGTTCGATCGCCGATCCCGAAGGTTTTTGGGCTGAGGAAGGCAAACGCATCGACTGGATCAAGCCCTTTACGAAAGTGAAGAACACCAGTTTCGGTCCGGGCAATGTGTGGATCAAATGGTTCCAGGACGGCACCACCAATGTCGCGATGAATTGCCTCGACCGGCATCTCGCAACCCGCGCCGATCAGGTGGCGATCATCTGGGAGGGCGATGATCCGAAAGATCAGAAATTCATCACCTATAAGGAATTGCACGAGGCGGTGTGCCGCCTCGCCAATGTCCTGAAGGCGCATGGCGTCGACAAGGGTGACACCGTGACGATCTACATGCCGATGATTCCGGAGGCGGCTTACGCCATGCTCGCCTGCGCACGGATTGGCGCGATCCATTCGGTGGTGTTCGGCGGCTTCTCACCGGATTCGCTCGCCGGCCGCCTCATCGACTGCAAGTCCAAAGTGATGATCACATCCGACGAAGGTCTGCGCGGCGGCAAAAAAGTCCCGCTCAAATCGAACGCCGACGAGGCGATCAAAAAAGCCGACGACATCGTCAAGACCATGATCGTCGTCAAGCGTACTGGCGGTGCGATCTCGTGGGTCGAAGGCCGCGACATCTGGTATGACGACGTCGTCCCGCAGGCCTCGGCCGATTGTCCGCCGGTCGAGATGAATGCCGAAGACCCTCTGTTCATTCTTTATACGTCCGGCTCGACCGGCATGCCGAAGGGTGTCCTGCACACGACCGGCGGCTATCTGGTCTTCGCGTCGATGACGCATCAATATGTTTTCGACTATCACGACGGCGATATCTATTGGTGCACGGCCGACGTCGGCTGGGTCACCGGCCATAGCTATATTCTCTATGGACCGCTCGCCAATGGCGCGACGACGCTGATGTTCGAAGGCGTGCCGAATTACCCATCCGTGTCGCGCTTCTGGGAGGTGATCGACAAGCACAAGGTCAATATTTTCTATACGGCGCCGACGGCCATCCGCGCCTTGATGGGTGCCGGCGACGAGCCGGTCAGGAAAACGAGCCGCGCCAGCCTGCGGCTGCTTGGCTCTGTCGGCGAACCGATCAATCCGGAGGCCTGGACCTGGTACTATCACGTGGTCGGCGACGGCCGCTGCCCGATCGTGGATACGTGGTGGCAGACCGAGACGGGCGGTCACTTGATCACGCCGCTGCCGGGCGCAACGCCGCTGAAGGCCGGCTCGGCGACGTTGCCCTTCTTCGGGATCCAGCCGGAGATCGTCGATAGCAATGGCGTGGTGCTCGAAGGGGTTTGCTCAGGCAATCTCGTCATCGCCGATTCCTGGCCGGGCCAGATGCGCACCGTTTTCGGCGATCATGAGCGCTTCGTGCAGACTTATTTTTCGGCCTACCCTGGCAAATATTTCACCGGCGACGGCTGCCGCCGCGACGCCGACGGTTATTATTGGATCACCGGGCGGGTCGACGACGTCATCAACGTGTCGGGTCATCGCATGGGCACGGCGGAGGTCGAAAGCGCGCTTGTCGCCCACATCAAAGTGTCCGAGGCAGCCGTCGTCGGCTATCCGCACGACATCAAAGGGCAGGGCATCTACGCATATGTAACCTTAATGAGCGATGCCGAAGCCACGGACGAGTTGCGCAAGGAGCTCGTTGCCTGGGTGCGCAAGGAAATCGGACCCATCGCTTCACCCGATATTATCCAATTCGCACCCGGCCTGCCGAAAACGAGATCGGGCAAGATCATGCGCCGCATCCTGCGCAAGATCGCCGAAAACGAGTTCGGCGCTCTCGGAGATACATCGACTTTGGCGGACCCGACCGTCGTCGACGATCTCATTCGCAATCGCCCCGCAGGTTAA
- a CDS encoding LemA family protein, which produces MSLTFSRLRSLFAVVLVSLSVSACGYNTIPTLEEQAKAKWSDVQNQYQRRSDLIPNLVSTVQGYAKQEKDVLTSVVEARAKATSVKIDASQLTDPDKIKQFQDAQAQLSGALGRLLAVSENYPDLKSNQNFLALQSQLEGTENRIAVARRDYIEAVRAYNTELKTFPGILWASTVFRGNKPMADFTANDAAQTPPQVKF; this is translated from the coding sequence ATGAGCTTGACCTTTTCCCGTCTGCGTTCGCTCTTTGCGGTCGTTCTCGTCAGCCTGAGCGTTTCGGCTTGCGGCTATAATACGATCCCGACGCTTGAGGAGCAGGCGAAGGCGAAATGGTCCGACGTTCAAAACCAATATCAGCGCCGCTCCGATCTCATTCCCAATCTCGTCTCGACCGTGCAAGGCTATGCCAAGCAGGAAAAGGACGTCCTGACCTCAGTCGTCGAGGCGCGGGCCAAGGCGACCTCCGTCAAGATCGACGCCTCGCAATTGACCGATCCGGACAAGATCAAACAGTTCCAGGATGCCCAGGCGCAATTGTCGGGCGCGCTTGGCCGGCTTCTGGCCGTCAGCGAAAATTATCCCGATTTGAAATCGAACCAGAATTTTTTGGCCCTGCAATCGCAGCTTGAAGGCACCGAGAACCGCATCGCCGTCGCGCGCCGCGATTATATCGAGGCGGTGCGCGCCTATAATACCGAACTCAAGACCTTCCCCGGCATCCTTTGGGCTTCGACCGTGTTTCGCGGCAATAAGCCGATGGCGGACTTCACCGCCAATGACGCCGCGCAGACGCCGCCTCAAGTGAAGTTCTAA
- a CDS encoding invasion associated locus B family protein, with protein sequence MIRMHALALSGAFALIFGCFCAATAVAAPSNTTSTKTTVAKDSKAKDTKAKSKTDSKKSDGKKKDAKDSDHKGGAKPVQVGSFGDWGAFLAQSGKEKTCYALASPKDRVPSGLPRDPAYVFISNRPAENVRNEISIIMGFPMKDGAEARAEVGNLGFDLVAKGPNAWVKNPAEEGQFIEAMKKSAKLVVKAPSIKGNVTTDNYSLTGFSQALDKVQKECP encoded by the coding sequence ATGATTCGCATGCACGCCTTGGCGCTTTCAGGCGCATTTGCCCTTATTTTTGGTTGCTTTTGCGCTGCGACGGCGGTGGCCGCGCCAAGCAATACCACCAGTACCAAGACGACAGTCGCCAAGGACAGCAAGGCCAAGGACACTAAAGCGAAGTCCAAAACCGACTCCAAGAAATCCGACGGCAAGAAAAAAGACGCGAAGGACAGCGACCACAAGGGCGGGGCAAAGCCCGTCCAGGTTGGGAGTTTTGGCGACTGGGGCGCGTTTCTGGCGCAGAGCGGCAAAGAAAAAACCTGCTATGCGCTTGCGAGCCCGAAAGACCGGGTGCCATCCGGCCTGCCGCGCGATCCGGCCTATGTCTTCATTTCCAACCGGCCGGCGGAAAATGTCCGCAATGAGATCTCGATCATCATGGGCTTTCCCATGAAGGACGGCGCCGAGGCGCGTGCCGAAGTCGGCAATCTTGGCTTCGATCTCGTCGCAAAAGGCCCGAATGCATGGGTCAAAAACCCCGCCGAGGAAGGCCAATTCATCGAGGCCATGAAGAAAAGCGCCAAACTCGTGGTCAAGGCGCCCTCGATAAAGGGCAATGTGACGACCGACAATTATTCGCTGACCGGCTTCTCGCAAGCCCTCGACAAGGTGCAGAAGGAATGTCCCTGA
- a CDS encoding TPM domain-containing protein encodes MVLTKEDQDRIGAAIRAAEARTEGEIVCVLAKSSSDYAVYPLAWSALAALIAPWLLVTLTALSVERVLLIQLLLFLGLYVLFSVPAIHRLLVPRPVQRASAHRAAMEQFMIRGMSRKANRAGVLIFVSLEEHYARIVADQGITAKVDQSVWRGAIDALISHMREERIADGFIAALEQCAGVLAEHFPVSAAPTNDLPDRIYLI; translated from the coding sequence ATGGTTCTGACGAAAGAGGATCAAGACCGCATCGGTGCCGCGATCCGCGCGGCCGAAGCCAGAACCGAGGGCGAGATCGTCTGCGTGCTCGCCAAGTCGTCGTCCGATTACGCGGTCTATCCGCTCGCCTGGTCGGCACTGGCAGCGCTCATCGCGCCCTGGCTCCTCGTCACTCTGACGGCGCTGTCCGTCGAGCGGGTCCTGCTCATCCAGCTGCTTTTATTCCTCGGTCTTTATGTCCTGTTTTCGGTGCCTGCCATACATCGTCTTTTGGTGCCGCGGCCGGTGCAGCGCGCTAGCGCCCATCGCGCCGCGATGGAGCAATTCATGATCCGCGGCATGTCGCGCAAAGCCAATCGCGCCGGGGTTTTGATCTTCGTCTCGCTCGAAGAACATTATGCCCGCATCGTCGCCGATCAGGGCATTACCGCGAAAGTCGATCAGTCGGTTTGGCGCGGCGCAATCGACGCGCTCATTTCGCATATGCGCGAAGAGAGGATCGCCGACGGTTTCATCGCCGCCTTGGAGCAATGCGCCGGCGTGCTCGCCGAGCATTTTCCGGTCAGCGCTGCACCGACCAACGATCTGCCCGACCGGATCTATTTGATCTGA
- a CDS encoding Crp/Fnr family transcriptional regulator has translation MAALSPDDYRLVQPHLEPLVLERGHVLVHPNQPNSHVHFLESGLASQIAVTLDNRKLEVGIYGRDGIGPTSSILGVDRTPHQHIIQMEGEGFLIAVKTFALILEKSPALRALLMRYIQAFTIQTGYTALSNGSGVIGERLARWLLMCHDRVDGDDLTITHEFLGIMLGVRRSGVTDAIHILEGVNIIRATRGKIQVLDRERLEETAGDSYGVPEAEYRRLVGSFD, from the coding sequence TTGGCCGCTCTTTCGCCGGACGATTACCGGCTTGTTCAACCGCACCTTGAGCCGCTTGTGTTAGAGCGCGGTCACGTCCTCGTTCATCCCAACCAGCCAAACAGCCATGTGCATTTCCTCGAAAGCGGCCTTGCTTCGCAGATTGCCGTAACGCTGGATAATCGGAAACTGGAGGTGGGAATCTACGGCCGGGATGGCATCGGCCCGACCTCGAGTATTCTCGGCGTCGATCGCACGCCGCATCAGCACATCATCCAGATGGAGGGGGAAGGGTTTTTGATCGCCGTCAAAACCTTTGCTCTTATTCTTGAGAAGAGCCCGGCTCTTCGCGCCTTGCTCATGCGCTATATTCAAGCCTTCACGATTCAAACCGGCTACACAGCACTCTCCAATGGCAGCGGAGTCATTGGCGAACGCTTGGCCCGCTGGCTGCTCATGTGTCACGATCGAGTGGATGGTGATGATCTGACCATTACCCACGAATTTCTCGGCATCATGCTCGGTGTGCGCAGGTCCGGCGTGACAGACGCGATCCATATTTTGGAAGGCGTGAATATTATTCGTGCGACACGGGGCAAGATTCAGGTGCTCGATCGGGAGAGATTGGAAGAAACAGCAGGCGACAGCTATGGCGTCCCCGAAGCCGAATATCGAAGGCTCGTCGGCTCCTTCGACTGA
- a CDS encoding DUF1223 domain-containing protein has translation MKPSLRHFIPTGVFAAALAAGTLALYAEPQADTGPKGVVELFTSQGCSSCPPADRLVSAMARNPGLIAVSFPVDYWDYIGWKDTLASPHFTARQKAYASVRGDGHVYTPQIVVDGRSDVVGSDEDGVKEAIDANKGSGGALTVPMRLKDAAGTLHIELGAGTGDLARTSAGVFILRVAHTRTVTIERGENKGRSITYTNVVRAMRKIGEWHGEAASFDVTELKAEDEGYVVFLQQGTLEQPGTILAAAKSTGL, from the coding sequence ATGAAACCTTCGCTTCGACATTTCATTCCGACGGGCGTTTTCGCGGCCGCGCTCGCGGCTGGCACGCTTGCGCTCTATGCCGAGCCGCAGGCCGATACGGGTCCGAAAGGTGTCGTCGAATTATTCACGAGTCAGGGCTGTTCGTCCTGTCCGCCGGCGGACAGGCTGGTCAGCGCAATGGCCCGCAATCCCGGCCTGATCGCGGTCTCCTTTCCCGTCGATTATTGGGACTATATCGGCTGGAAGGATACTTTGGCTTCACCGCATTTCACGGCGCGGCAGAAGGCCTATGCTTCGGTTCGTGGCGACGGCCATGTCTATACGCCGCAAATCGTCGTCGATGGCCGTTCCGATGTGGTCGGCAGCGATGAAGACGGCGTCAAGGAAGCGATCGACGCCAACAAGGGTAGCGGCGGGGCGCTTACCGTGCCGATGCGGTTGAAAGATGCCGCCGGCACTTTGCATATCGAATTGGGCGCCGGCACGGGCGATCTGGCGCGGACTTCCGCCGGCGTCTTCATCTTGCGCGTCGCACATACGCGCACCGTGACGATCGAACGCGGCGAGAACAAAGGCCGCAGCATCACCTACACGAATGTCGTACGCGCCATGCGCAAGATCGGCGAATGGCACGGTGAGGCGGCGAGTTTCGACGTGACCGAATTGAAAGCCGAAGACGAAGGCTATGTCGTATTTCTCCAGCAAGGCACGCTGGAGCAACCGGGCACAATTCTCGCCGCAGCCAAGAGCACCGGCCTCTAG